A genomic window from Plasmodium coatneyi strain Hackeri chromosome 13, complete sequence includes:
- a CDS encoding Kir-like protein, which produces MPEPSKATTLTEVNLEGLPSKTIYNKLDGYQTEECKTANYGSSIKTTLQNAGVDENTAQQIINTLCYISKSVKKLKELPSHKEFYEKFDLGWTNCTGIEPWPNQTKVKLDEDDDQNIKNHAEKIVGGLCYVNKMKGQGKAPAPQNNDFCNFFYFWVGNMLFKAFKDGKKNSFNESMQKIKTAVETHGTDHGCTFACTNKKHSKFFAQRKLLFYFTSGTRRTYNNK; this is translated from the exons ATGCCAGAACCGTCAAAAGCAACCACACTAACg GAAGTGAATTTGGAAGGGTTACCTTCCAAGACGATTTACAACAAACTGGACGGATATCAAACGGAAGAATGTAAAACAGCGAATTACGGAAGTAGCATAAAAACTACATTGCAAAATGCTGGTGTGGATGAGAACACTGCTcaacaaattataaatacattaTGTTATATAAGTAAATCA gtgaaaaaattaaaagaattaccttcacaTAAGGAGTTTTATGAGAAATTCGACCTAGGATGGACCAACTGTACTGGAATTGAACCATGGCCCAATCAAACAAAAGTTAAATTAGATGAAGATGACGatcaaaatattaaaaatcaTGCCGAGAAAATTGTTGGAGGATTGTGTTatgtaaataaaatgaaagggCAGGGCAAAGCCCCTGCCCCCCAAAATAATGACTTCTgtaatttcttctatttttgggtGGGAAATATGTTATTTAAAGCATTTAAGGATGGTAAGAAGAACTCATTCAATGAATCtatgcaaaaaattaaaactgcAGTAGAGACCCATGGAACTGATCATGGTTGCACCTTCGCATGCACTAATAAAAAGCAcagtaaattttttgcacaaagaaaattgctattttattttacctcAGGGACAAGACGAACTTACAAcaacaaataa
- a CDS encoding KIR protein produces MAPGKATTLTKTELEGYLPSKKKYKELDESAWAGCGYNFKSDIENAIENFSNIKVKADTIKEAVDNICHMISSGKEVDESCDYFYFWLGDKIFDGVDDSTFKGAMKSIYDKVKGKAASFNCTNKYPTITIQEKDGHDGTLFQHMKKVHDYYRDYERITFHIKEHNYSCTHDVESYLGDINTSYEAMKIECPTEEGAKPYCRDFKSWFKNPEYKSLLERKCKAETAFGEKVIRQHAGSFAGQGSELLHNPGTAVEQPRSNDTLTSSSGNSIAAVSTILPTLGIGTFITFLLYKVIIIIEQCAYEM; encoded by the exons atGGCACCAGGCAAAGCAACAACACTAACG aAAACAGAATTAGAAGGATATTTACCCTcaaagaagaagtacaaaGAATTAGACGAGTCCGCCTGGGCGGGTTGCggttataattttaaaagtgaTATAGAAAACGCCATAGAGAATTTTAGCAATATTAAGGTCAAAGCAGACACTATTAAGGAAGCAGTTGATAACATCTGCCATATGATAAGTTCAGGGAAGGAGGTAGATGAGTCCtgtgattatttttatttttggttaggtgataaaatttttgatGGAGTGGATGATTCTACTTTTAAAGGGGCAATGAAAAGCATCTATGATAAGGTGAAAGGGAAGGCTGCCTCTTTCAACTGTACAAATAAATACCCTACCATTACCATACAAGAGAAGGATGGCCACGATGGCACTCTTTTCCAacatatgaaaaaagtacatgaCTACTACAGGGACTATGAAAGAATAACATTTCATATAAAGGAGCACAATTATTCCTGCACTCATGATGTGGAAAGTTATTTAGGGGACATTAATACATCTTACGAAGCTATGAAAATAGAATGTCCTACGGAGGAGGGCGCCAAGCCATATTGTAGGGACTTCAAAAGCTGGTTCAAAAATCCTGAATATAAGAGTCTGTTAGAACGGAAGTGTAAAGCAGAAACTGCATTCGGAGAGAAAGTAATCAGGCAGCATGCGGGCTCCTTTGCAGGTCAAGGGAGCGAATTACTGCATAATCCTGGAACGGCGGTAGAACAACCCCGTTCAAATGACACACTCACCTCCTCTTCCGGGAATAGCATTGCTGCCGTGTCCACTATATTACCCACATTAGGAATTGGCACCTTCATCACATTCctcttatataaagtaataattatcaTAGAACAATGTGCATATGAAATGTGA